A stretch of DNA from Anopheles ziemanni chromosome 3, idAnoZiCoDA_A2_x.2, whole genome shotgun sequence:
GCTCTTTGTGTCTGTACCTGCCCGTCCGCCCATTCCCGTGTATGCGAAAATAATTTGCACCATCCCATTGGCATGGTGACACTGGACCGTAAACCGTAAATGCCTATATCTTGCTGCCGGTATGTGCCGGGCCTCCACGCTCCACGCTCCCTTTTTCTACTCGTTCCCCTTTGCCACCTGCTCGGCACCATCGCCAGGACGTGCAAATTGATATCTGTGCCATCCTGAACGACACCACTGGCACGCTGATGTCCTGTGCCTGGAAGAATCACAACTGCAGAATAGGACTGATTGTTGGTATGTAGCTGCGTTGCTGCTCGGGGTCAATCCTTCTgcccccgtgtgtgtgtgtgtgtgtgtttgtttgcttgtcgATCGCGTATGTGTGCAGAGAAATTTATATTGTTGGAGAGGGTGTGTACATTTTAATAACAAATAGGCAAACATTAATACAACTCCCCTTGCAAAGTCGCAAAAAGGCTACCGATAATTGGTGAATGGTGTGTGTTCGTACGTATATTGGTAAATTTTTCGATTGGATATTCCAAAAATAATggccagtgtttttttttatccgatggtggtggtttttcaAAAAGTATTTTCAGTAGCTTAGAGTCTCAATTTACGTAtggtttcaaaattattacttCCTGATCTTTCTATTCTTTCTGctctattttctatttttactaACCCTTTTTGCTTGTGCGTGTAGCTGACTTATACCCTTTCTCCATTCCACTATGATCCTAACATCCTCTTATGCATGAGCTCCTTCTAAACGTAGCACCGAAGAAACCTTTTCCATTCCAAGCGATACTGATGCTTTTGGTTTCGTCCACGATAAAGGTACGGGCAGTAACGCATGTTACGTTGAGCGGGTAGAAAACTGCGACCTCTTCGATGGCCCCAAGTCCGGGCCTAACGTCAAGAAGCACGTTCTCATCAACACGGAGTGGGGTGCGTTTGGTGACGATGGTGCCCTCGACTTTGTCCGCACCGAGTACGATCGCGAGATCGACCAGCACAGCATCAACCCGGGCCGGCAGTTGTGAGTATTTGTAACTTTCTTCAATTTAGGTGTCCTTTTGTACTGACCTACGGTTTCCTGTACGGTTTCGCAGGCAAGAGAAGATGATCTCGGGAATGTACATGGGCGAGTTGGCTCGTCTGGCGATAGTGAAATTCACGAAAGCCGGTCTCCTGTTCGGTGGTGTCGGGTCGGACATCCTATTCAAGCGCGGCCAGTTCTTCACGAAGTACGTGTCTGAGATCGAGTCGGACAAACCGGGCACCTACACGTACTGCCGCGACGTGCTGGACGAGCTGGGTCTTGAGCACGCCACCGATGAGGACTGCGCCAACGTGCGCTACATCTGCGAGTGTGTCTCTAGCCGAGCGGCCCATCTCGTATCGGCCGGCATCGCAGCGCTGATCAACAAAATGGACGAGCCGAGTGTAACGGTAAGTTTTGCTAAAATTCAGTGAAAaggttttacattttgtaacattttgtactctttctttttatttcaggTTGGTGTTGATGGCTCGGTGTACCGTTTCCATCCGAAGTTCCACGATTTGATGGTGCAAAAGATCCGGCAGTTTGTCAAACCGCACATTTCCTTCGACCTGATGCTTTCGGAGGACGGTTCCGGTCGCGGTGCAGCCCTGGTGGCGGCCGTCGCCTGCCGTGAAGCCCAGTAAACCCCACCTTCCCCCGCGGTACTCGAGGTGACCGGAATGCCGGTTGCGTTCCCACGAGCCAGCCTGCCGACCATCCcgtactactactactattactgctaactactactactactactacactTACTAGTGCGGTCGGAAATCCGTTTTGATAGACGGCAACCTGGTTGTTGTCCGTGCAGGTGTCCGGTGAAGCAGAAAGATCCCTTCAGATGCTTTCACTTTAGCTGCCGCACGCTGCTGTTGCACGAAGTGTGCAAGTGCTATTGGGGGTCGTATTGCGGTAAAACCGTACGATTGTGTATCGTTATCACCATGTGCTCCACTGTTCCATCTGTAGATTATTGAAAATCCTTTTAACCACTACCACCAACTACAGCTATCGGACGTAAATCCTTAAATTTAAACACCGACCCTCGCGACAACAGGATAATCACGTACAAAGGAgcagagaagaaaacaaaaaaaaatatatatatatataaactcAGAAACGATCCTCACCTCACGGACAGAGAGGAAAGATGCAAATAatcaggaaaaaaacaaaactagagCAAACCCCACATATACGCGAACGTTCACAGTGTCACCCTCTAGCATAACTAGTGATTTAGAGTAAATATAAATAGAGAAATATGTTGAACAGTGACTATAGGAAAATGatacaaaactgaaaaaaaaaacaattaggAGTGCAAATGATCGGGCAGGAGTCGGGGCGGAGCGCAGCTACCCAACCAACTTCCGCCCTCTGGACACAATACAAAGCAGCTTCTGCATCATCAACAACACGTTCTACAGGCGCCCGGTCCACCTCCAACAAACGCCGTATCGACCATCGACTGCACCACCAGTGAaatagtttttgtgttttgatcTGTATTCCTCAAAAAAGACCTGCcatgaggaaaagaaaatggataaAGATTATCCTGTGGATCATGTGTTTGATTGATGGGCTGAAAAAAAGGTGGTAAAGATTCGTTATTTATGAACTACAACGAGCTCAGGTGGATGCTGTTGGTTGCAATTGGTGATTGTTTTgaagaataagaaaaaaatatcctaaacaataaaaaaatacacccaTTTTATGAGATGCGAGCTAGTATCATCAAGATAAACGGTTGCGTCGGATGTTTGGCAGGCATACGGAAGAAAGGTCCTTTAAGGAACAGGAATGGAGAGCAAGGAGATGAATAGTCGTGAAGTTTTGAGTTAGTCCTCTTTAGGTTGtacattgtttttaattagttacatttatttgatattgtcgtaggattttttttttgctttcgggCGGGGAAACAGGGAGCGATCTATGCACGAGGACGAAAGGGATAATGTACGAATGGTCTATGATTTGAAATGAGTGTTTCTGCGTGAAAGAAGACAGATAGCGAGAAAGTGACACGATTTGCGAGACATAGGTAATACAATAAaaggaatcgaaaaaaaacaattgaagaaataaatttgatgcCACCCAGCGAATATAGAGGAGTACGCTGTGTCAGTTGTACTAAGAACGAGAATCAACAGCATATGGAATGTTGAGAggtaaattgatttaaaaacttaTACTAAACTGATGAATATGAATTTTAGTTGCCTCGTGCTGCTGCCTGTTGctatagtttttaacaagCATAGGATTCCTTttgcacctttttttcttttgcgccaGAAGAACGTTTCGGAATGATGGATATTTCTTAGCATTGATTCGTCTAATGAATGATGAATGCGTCATGGTATTCCATGCGATTGCAGTATACTGTACATATCTTCCTCGAATAATGACTTTACGCATCAAAAAACCCATGGCTTtttatcaaatgaaaacaaacattaaaagttGAACAACGTTCCGATACATAATTCCTTGTGGTGCTCCAAATTGATCACCAGCTGGATGGTTACTTAACCTTTGAATGTCATTCATATTGATTGCAACTGACTGTTAAACAAAGTGTGGAATATTAATATTTTGTCCTAGGAATACCAAGGGCACACTTCAGGTTTTTACTATATGCAGGATATGCAAATAATTCATCATATATTGGCGCATTCTACAAACGAATTTTATGTAAATCTGTATTGGATGGTGCATGCTTGTGAAGCAAACAGAACATCTAGGCATAAAGATGTTGAGTAGAGTAATAGATGGAGGATTAATTTGgacaaaggaaacaaacaattcCACAGCTACACAGTCATATTAAGCTGTTTTGAATTGGTAGCAGATAAACATGTACGAAATATATTTAATTGAAAGTATTATCAAAGGGTTTTTTCTCACTTCAACATTAGATAATTTACTAAATATTATGAAAGAAAAGTTTAGGATTTAGAAACCACGAAATTTGGTGTGCTGCATCCTTAATGCAAACTCTACACGTTATTTTGCAGTTAACGAACATATTAGGTTGATTTGAATGGATGGATTATTTTGCGCAGTCTGATTTCGAATCACTAGGCACACAGCAATACAAAACCCAGTCCGCAAGAATCAGTCGGGAGCTTTAATATTTGTATGTATTGTCCTATCTGTACACGGGCGAGCAGCTCACTCTGCTCCCCTTTCATTCCTCTCCAACACCCCTCTCCCACAAAGTTGATGAGGCGAGATTCTCATTTGGCTCATTCTGCGTCGTTCTCTGTTCCAAGCGTCGAACGGcgcaattaaaaataagctttACTACTTTTGtctcggtttttatttttttccctcgctttCACACCTGCAGCAGGGTACCCCCTGCGATTTAAGATGTGTAAATATGTATAGGTATATACGGTATATACCTCTTCTCCATGTGTCATTCTTACCTTTCGGGTTGCCACCGCCGCAATACCAgtacagaacatttcaactagaACAAAATTACAAATGATCTTCGCTCGGATAAAACTGTTTTCTAACGTTTCATTATGTTTCTTGCAGTACCTTACAGTCAAGGACAAAgttttagttaattttttgaatgcaaaaaaaattaacgttttattaattttatttatattgggTGAAGGCAGCCTCGGAGACGAAAGTGGTGCAAGTAAAAAAGTTGTAATTTATTGTTAACCAAAACTTTGTCGAAGACCGCAAATAGCTATCTTCAACCATTTGCCCGTTAGAGCCGAAAAACTGTTTCCCTTTGGGTCACGAACCAATCGATTACATCAGTATGTCGTCAGATGATGCACATTCAAtttctgaaacaaaaaaaaaatactgaaaaaTTCTGTATTTGGacttagaatttttttttgtgatgccTGAGCGCATCAAAACGTATTTTATATTGGACGCAAGAACGGTGATTGTTGGAGCCAGCGATGGCCTAACGTGTATAGTTTGCTATTTTCAGAAGGAAGGAACGGGATCGACACGCGACGACATCGCACCGCATAGAAGACCCCCGCCGCATGCATGCATGGAAGAACGTGTGCGCAAATCGGACGGAGCACGCATAGCCAACCGACTGAGACTGCATCGTACCAGCGCTGTGGACATACTGCCGAACAGACACGCGCGATAGATTCAGGAAGTCAAGCTggctaaagaaagaaagaaagaagagatgAGACAGAGAAGAGGCGCGAACGGTGACCGAGCCACGGGTGCACGACCACCAACGCAGAAGTCAATGCGAAGCAATCGCGGCGCGTGGCTGGTCAAAGCTTACGCTCCGAGCTTTTTTTCAAAGCTTTGCCAATTCCTACAGGGCATGAAGGCAGAACCAAAATGGGGCCAGCTAAAAGGCCACTTTTTCACTATGGTGAGAAAGCTTTCATCAGTGAGATTTTGTGGCACTGGGAAAAGTCGTATTCAGTGCTGACTCAGCTGTCAAAAGTTGTACTTTCTTGCGCGCAAGTTGTGTAAAAGATGGACATGCCGGTCCAgatataaaacaacaaatttaattttactttcccGTTTTACGAATGAAAATATCGAATAGAAACTTTACTCAGGTTAATCTGTGGTTCGGAAGCATACAAGATGTACATAATCATTGTGTAATGCAATCATGTGGTTAATGGCGACGGATCATGAACGAAGAAGCACGAAGGGAAGCACATGGAAAAGGCCGGGAGATCTCAGCTGTTAATCATAACAAAACACCATCGGCCAATGTCAAAATTCGCTGCTCGTGGTGGCCAGAGAAGTAAAAAGAATACGCACGCGCGGATAAACGGATACAAACGGAAAACGCGAGACGTCGCACAGCAAACGAGATTTGCTGGCTCCTGCAGTAGTGCTCGAGATAACATCCGTACGTGACGGTGGCATGAGGTACGTTTGTCTTTATTTTGGGTcactggaaaaataaaacccctaGTGCACCAACGAGGAATTTGCACATTCGTAGGCAGTTTGCGGAAGGTTCCACACAGTATAAGTGTCTAAAggaaatacatttttcaaagaTAGTTATAAAAATAGTTAAATGGAAGGTGAATGGCCCGCCAGTACCAAAACAGATTGCTGTTCCGTTTCTGAAAAATGAGGAAGAATAAGATGCTGTATAAATTACAGCAACAGTGGTCTAACCGATTTCGTCCTCTACAGTTCTTCGCGTACTTCTTCAACAAATCAAGTGATTGTGAAATGAGATGAAATTTGCACATCCTATTGTGTTGCATAGATAAAACCCTCCGATCCGATGTAATTGGGTGTGAAATTAATTTGCTCTTTCATATCAAGATCAtatcaaagaaaacaacgtCGTTTATACAGAAGCCTTCGGGATgtgtggaggaaaaacaattccTCGCGATGCGACACTtggaagaaaacattaaaacgaaacgaaatctaATCTTATCTCCCGCTAGGCATTAACGCGTCAAAGATTACGTGCATGTTTCAATTCGTTTCTTGGTGCAGAATGTGTCCACGTCCAGTGTATCAAAGTTTCTCAttgtgattgttttcttttttatcatttaacttcttttacatttaatctgtttttttttgtgtctatTTGTGCATCCCACATCGTTTTGCACTGCGGAAACGGTGTTGTTCTCCCATCACTTCGCGTCGTCATCTCAACACCACAGCATGCTGTGATTATTGCTGCCGTGCAAGTGGCACAACAAAAGGGTAGATTGGTCGCGAAAACGATCCAGTCCATCAACCCTGCCTAATCCAACCCagcacccaccacccaccttCACCGAGGAAAAGAAGGATACGCTAGTCACCCCGGGAGAGTAGCCAAGGAGCCGTAGCGCAGCCACCACCAAACGGAAGCAGAAAGCTACAGCAAAAATAATCATCTTCGAGGCGTATCGATTTATGACGTGATACGTGGTGCGACGTTCGAAGCACCCGAAGCCGCCCGAGCAGAAGAAGTATCGTGCTGGAGTACTCTTGTTGCCAGCGGAGGAGACATCCCGGTCCCGTCCCCATCGCCCGTCGCAGATTTCAGCGTGGGAAACGAACCACTCCCCCGCTACCACTCTGTATCTGAAAGCACGGTGGGGCCGTTGTTCGGCACGACAAAGACACGCTGCACGCGGGAGTTGCATCCCGTcggacggcggcggcggacgGCCGAAAGCGCACGGCTATGAATCCGAGGATTGTCATCATCGGCGCGGGGGCGGCCGGGGTGGCTGCGGCGACGCGGCTCATCGAGCGGGGCTACAAAAACCTGAAAATACTGGAGGCGGAGAATCGCATCGGTGGGCGCATCCATACCGTCCCGTTCGGGGCCAACGTGGTTGACCTGGGCGCACAATGGTAAGGCGCACGCGAAAGGATTCTTTTATCCTTGCGGATTTTTCTAGAGCTTCTTTTGTGGGTCGCACTCagttacatttttttgtttccttttttatcctTCGTTTTCCTCTTAACAATTTCAATACGATTCACACCACCCTCCCCTAACGGCGCGGGTGTTTTTCCGGAGCGCTCTTGTGCTGGCGAGTTGCCCGTACTTACATGCCCTTCAAACTCTACTACCGCATGCTGctcttatttttcctttcatcgtTTCTGTTCATGTACAAAACGGGGTAGAATTTTGTTTGTGAGCCCGTGAGTCGTTGCCCAGGCGAGATGAAGGTCGCAAAATAATCGATTATTAACATGagtataatttatttaattctttCTTCCCCTTTTGCTGCTTACCTTTCCCATGCTTCCCGCACAATGTATTCCCATGTTGCCAACCATGGGGCGCACCATTTCTGTACCGGTACCGTACACCATGGGGTCAACCACCCGCTGCCGATCCCACAGGTGCCACGGCGAGAAGGGCAACGTTTGTTATGAACTCGGTTCCAAGTACAACGTGTTCGACTCGAACAGCGCCCGCTACGAGCGGTTCGTGCTGACACGCTCTAATGGTGAGCAGATACCGACGGAGCAAAGCGAAAAGTTGCTTGGGCTGATCTGGTCCATCCTGGAGACGCACAAGCACGAGCTAACCGGCTACCGAGGCTCGCTGGGAGCATTCATTATGGGCAAGTTCAGAGCCCTGCTCGAGACACCCGAGTACGCCGACGTGAACAATGAGACCGCGTACCAGGTGCTGGAGTTTTTCCACAAGTTCGAGAACTCGATCGAGGCCTCCGACAGTTGGTTCGACACGTCTGGACCGGGCTACCTGCACTACTGGGAGTGTGACGGCGATTTGCTGCTGAACTGGCGCGACAAAGGCTACCGGACGGTACTGGAGATACTCATGGTGAGTTGGCAGCGCTTACTATGAgttgttttaagttttttctaaaaacagCAAGCAAGCGAAGAATTCTTCTCGACAAAAATCGATTCTTCATGCAGCTTTTATGCGTCCGTGACTTGTTTGACTTATAGTTGCGGTGATACAAGGATGCCTATCTTATTATGCACACATATCCTGAATTGCtctatttgtttgatttgggGCCTGAGAAGATGTTCATTGTTGAATAATCCTGACAGTTTTCGGATTGGCCTCCTTTTTACGAACGTTTCACTAGCAACGATCAATAATGTAATCTATTTGAAAAGGTCATAAACTTCTTTAGGAAGTGAATTGTTTAGCATATCACATaggaatcacttaataaatgGACTTCTTCTTTTGTAGAAACGACATCCGCTCGCCACCTCTGCCGATGCCATCAATCTGGAGGATTATACGCACTTTAACAAAACGGTGGCTAACATCAACTGGACTGCCGGTCCGGACAGCCTAGTGTCGATTCGGTGCACGGACAACAGCGTGTACGACGCGGACCATGTGATATGCACGATCTCGCTTGGCGTGCTGAAGGAGCGCTACCAGACGATGTTCACGCCGGACCTGCCGCCAATCAAGCGCAACGCCATCCAGGGCCTAACCATCGGTACGGTTAACAAACTGTTCCTAGAGTTCGAGAAGCCGTTCTGGCCCGCAGGCTGGCAGGGGCTCAGTCTGATTTGGAGTGCGGCCGATTTGGAAGAGGTACGGCGTTCTCCGGACAGCTGGATGGAGGACGTGTTCGGATTTTACATCGTCGACTATCAACCGAACGTACTGTGCGGTTGGATCTCGGGCCGGAATGCACGCCGCATGGAGCGAGCCAGTGACGAAGACGTACGCAAGGCGTGCATATTTCTGCTCCGGAAGTTCATGAAGAACGTCACCATCCCGGAGCCGGTGCGCTTCCAACGAACGAGCTGGTACTCGAATCCGAACTTCCGCGGCTCGTATACGTTCCGCTCGATGACGACCGACCTGCTGAATACGTCCGCATCGCACCTGGCCATTCCTCTCACGAACTCGTGTGGCATGCCAGTGGTGCAGTTTGCTGGCGAGGCCACGAACGATCACTACTATTCGACAGTTCATGGTGCAGTCGAAACGGGCTGGCGTGAGGCAAACCGACTGATCGACCTGTACGACAGGTAAGTTCCACGGTTTCTGGTAGTTCacgaatgttttcttttcaactgtTGGCATGTTACGATCAGAACTGTTTTCGTATTATTTTCGCAACGCATTTGGGGATTAACTATGGGGGAGAATTGTTTTGCATGCAGATTTTAACGTTatcaaaaggaaaagcacaGAAAGAAATGGATCTGTAGTGGTCGGCTGTTTTTATGCACACTTTTCCGCTGTTTTATGTACATCCTGCTGGTTAGTTATAATTTATTCTTCGTAAAATTCACATTACTCTGATCAGATATTTAATCTTCAAGAATGATAACTTCATTGTCTGTatacattttgcaagtttttaTCTTGTGTTTCcttgtaattaaaagtttttttttattgcttgccGATAGtggatgctgttttgtttgaatttttaagtTTCTGTTAAAATGATGTTGCAATTATATCActacatgtttgttttctgaaaTAACACATGTATCGATTTCTTTCACATGCATCGAacataaatgaattaaaatcaacaataattgCTGATATTTGTATACAATTCCCGTCACTTCATCCTTTGATTTGATTCTTTGATTCGAAACATAATGCACATAATTATTAACATGCTGATATTTGTATACTTTTctcaattatttttccttcgattGCGTTCAATAAAAGAAACCATAAAAAACGCTGAAGTTTAACTTGATTATACATAACTAAATAGTTTTTCTagataaacataaatttgcCCACAGTTTggcgtggttttgttttttattccgttttttccttcttcttttcttcccatCTTTTTTGTAGGAAAGCCCATCTATAAGAACGATGCAAAAAACACTCCGTATAACAATACAGAACACACAGAATCGTTACACAACAGATAAGACTAATGTATAACTATGATCATGttacatattttgttttttcgcaaGCTTTTACTTTTGCTTTATCGGTTCTCTTTCGTCTTCCTTTTAAAATTGTATAAACATTTAGTGGCCATTAGAAGGTACAATAAAAAGGGTTTGAATAGTTTATTGATACCTATcgcttttcaatgttttagtTACATACTTTTTGCGACGGAATTCAATCGTTATTATTTCTTGTTGACAAATGCGCTCGGCTATGATGAAGTTTTGTTGGCTTGTTAGGCAAAATTGGTGTGTGTTATTGTGTTCCCTGTCTATCGTTTCGTCCCACAGGTTAATACCACCCTTCAACCACGGCCCGAAGGCGTACGTTGACGTGCTCATCCTTGGTGCGGGCATCGCGGGACTCGGTGCCGCCAAGCAGTTGCGTAACTCTGGTAAAAGTTTCGCCATCCTCGAGGCCCAGTCGTCACCGGGTGGCCGGATCAGTACGAAGGCGCTCAAGAAGCATCATCACTCGTCTGGTGGTGGTCAGAAAGGGTGTCAGCAGCTGCTGGTCGAGGCTGGAGCCCAGTGGCTGCATGGTCGTCAAAACGAACTGCACGAGCTGGCCAAGCGAAACGGGTTGCTGCGCGAGGAAACGTCCGAGGAGGGCCTCGGGGAGTTCCTGCGCGACGATGGGTTCCGGATAGACGACCATCTGGCAAAACGGGTCGATTTCATCGTAGGCCAGATACTGGAGCAGTGCGAAGAGTTTGCCACAAAAGGCAAGGGAGGTCCGTATCCGGCCTCGCTGGAGGCCTTCCTGAAGGAGCAGTTCAAAAAGCGAACGGAAACGAAGGACTTCACACCGGAGCAGCGGGTGTTAGCCCAGCAGCTGCTCGACTGGCACTGCCGGTTCCAGATCATCGACAATTCGTGTCTCCACGTGTCGGACATTTCGGCCAAGCTGTGGGGCAGTTACTCGTTCAATGGCGAGAGTTGCCAGGCGCACATTAACATGCGTTACGGTTTTCAGGCGCTGGTCGGTTGCCTGGTAGAAGAGATCGGTGCTGAGAAGATCGTGTACAACAAAGCAATTTGCGAGATCCGATGGTTGGATGCGCGCGGCAAGGTGATCGTCAAGTGCACGGATGGTACGGTGTACTGCTGCCAGCATCTGATTGTAACGTTCTCGCTCGGCGTGCTAAAGGACACGATGGACCAGCTGTTTCAGCCGAATTTACCAGCCAGCTACACCCGGCCGATCCGCAGCATCGGTTACGGTACGATCGACAAAATCTTCCTACAGTTCGACGAACCGTGGTGGGGTAAGGCTGAGGGCATTCAGCTAGTGTGGCGGGATGACTTGCGCAAGGACTCACACTGGACGCGATTCATTTCCGGATTCGACGTGCTCAGTCCGGGCCCCCCTAACACGCTGCTCGGCTGGATCGGTAGCTACGGGGCGCTCGAGATGGAAGCATTGAATGACGAGCAAATTGTAAGCGATTGCGTGTTCATATTGGAGAAGTTTACCAAGAAGAAAGTACCTAAACCTGTCAATTATTACTGGTAGGTTACGACACAATCGCATCTTGATAAGacttttattaatatttttatcacttcTTTTTCAGTACACGATGGAACTCCAACCGCTATATTCGTGGGTCGTACAGCTTCACCTCGGTCAACTGTGACCACGAGCAAAACTTTATGTCCAACCTGACGGAGACTCTCATATGCAATCAGTACGACAAATCAGGGGAAGAATCGCGTAAAAAGGACCCGCTTCCACAACCACTCGGTGGTTCATCGGGACAGGCTGGTGGCCGTGGGGTAACGCCTATGACAAGTACCGCCAGCGGAAACAGCACGAGCAGCAGTAACAGCAGCAACACACTTACGAACCTATCCACAGCTGGTACGGGAAACACACCGAAAAAAACTGGCGGCACCACACCGACCAAGCAGTCTGTCTCTAACActccaaacaaaacccaaaccaaGCAGCAAAGTGTGCCCACATCCACTACCACAACTACTACCGCCACTCCCACGACTTCCAGTAGTGCTAAAACAGCaggcagcagcaacacaaaCACCACAGCCACCCCCGTCAATAACAACAATACGCCAGCTTCCGGTAAGGCGCCAAACAGCGGTTCCAATCTGACCAACAGTAGCAGTGCCATTCATACCAGTGCCACGATTCACTTTGCCGGCGAGGCATGCCACGAACGATACTTCTCCACCGTCCACGGAGCGTTTCTGTCCGGAATGGAGCAGGCGAAGAAATTgctggtagaaaaaaaattgcaaagcAATCAGTAGGCTGAGCGTAGGAAGAAATCTTAACCAAAtcaaaaacagcaaacaagTGACAGGTGCTAACCAAACTCTATCGGAATTGGGAAGAGATTATCGGTTCCGGAGCAGACAAGCTCGTATAGTGGGTACAATGAATactgaaggaaacaaaaaatatagaaaGATAAAATCAAACACCCAGTGAAAAGGGATACTAGTTTTTTAAGGTAAGTAgagcaaaaacagaa
This window harbors:
- the LOC131287413 gene encoding hexokinase type 2 isoform X2, giving the protein MASSSEKVRRTIANLCGSFFGKGSRRNDSTTTSNSIGGIVSSRIREQCKELILTDKQIEELMRRVIKEINRGLSKETHAEADVKCFITYVQDLPNGKEKGKFLALDLGGTNFRVLLIHLKDENDFEMLSKIYAIPQSIMLGSGSQLFDHIAECLANFMKEHAVYEERLPLGFTFSFPLTQLGLTKGILARWTKGFNCSGVVGEDVVQLLKDAIARRGDVQIDICAILNDTTGTLMSCAWKNHNCRIGLIVGTGSNACYVERVENCDLFDGPKSGPNVKKHVLINTEWGAFGDDGALDFVRTEYDREIDQHSINPGRQLQEKMISGMYMGELARLAIVKFTKAGLLFGGVGSDILFKRGQFFTKYVSEIESDKPGTYTYCRDVLDELGLEHATDEDCANVRYICECVSSRAAHLVSAGIAALINKMDEPSVTVGVDGSVYRFHPKFHDLMVQKIRQFVKPHISFDLMLSEDGSGRGAALVAAVACREAQ
- the LOC131287413 gene encoding hexokinase type 2 isoform X1, whose protein sequence is MASSSEKVRRTIANLCGSFFGKGSRRNDSTTTSNSIGGIVSSRVLIREQCKELILTDKQIEELMRRVIKEINRGLSKETHAEADVKCFITYVQDLPNGKEKGKFLALDLGGTNFRVLLIHLKDENDFEMLSKIYAIPQSIMLGSGSQLFDHIAECLANFMKEHAVYEERLPLGFTFSFPLTQLGLTKGILARWTKGFNCSGVVGEDVVQLLKDAIARRGDVQIDICAILNDTTGTLMSCAWKNHNCRIGLIVGTGSNACYVERVENCDLFDGPKSGPNVKKHVLINTEWGAFGDDGALDFVRTEYDREIDQHSINPGRQLQEKMISGMYMGELARLAIVKFTKAGLLFGGVGSDILFKRGQFFTKYVSEIESDKPGTYTYCRDVLDELGLEHATDEDCANVRYICECVSSRAAHLVSAGIAALINKMDEPSVTVGVDGSVYRFHPKFHDLMVQKIRQFVKPHISFDLMLSEDGSGRGAALVAAVACREAQ
- the LOC131287413 gene encoding hexokinase type 2 isoform X3; the encoded protein is MDLVKPFMGLHVDRVSKEIREQCKELILTDKQIEELMRRVIKEINRGLSKETHAEADVKCFITYVQDLPNGKEKGKFLALDLGGTNFRVLLIHLKDENDFEMLSKIYAIPQSIMLGSGSQLFDHIAECLANFMKEHAVYEERLPLGFTFSFPLTQLGLTKGILARWTKGFNCSGVVGEDVVQLLKDAIARRGDVQIDICAILNDTTGTLMSCAWKNHNCRIGLIVGTGSNACYVERVENCDLFDGPKSGPNVKKHVLINTEWGAFGDDGALDFVRTEYDREIDQHSINPGRQLQEKMISGMYMGELARLAIVKFTKAGLLFGGVGSDILFKRGQFFTKYVSEIESDKPGTYTYCRDVLDELGLEHATDEDCANVRYICECVSSRAAHLVSAGIAALINKMDEPSVTVGVDGSVYRFHPKFHDLMVQKIRQFVKPHISFDLMLSEDGSGRGAALVAAVACREAQ
- the LOC131287413 gene encoding hexokinase type 2 isoform X4, which gives rise to MGVIKDNFSKIREQCKELILTDKQIEELMRRVIKEINRGLSKETHAEADVKCFITYVQDLPNGKEKGKFLALDLGGTNFRVLLIHLKDENDFEMLSKIYAIPQSIMLGSGSQLFDHIAECLANFMKEHAVYEERLPLGFTFSFPLTQLGLTKGILARWTKGFNCSGVVGEDVVQLLKDAIARRGDVQIDICAILNDTTGTLMSCAWKNHNCRIGLIVGTGSNACYVERVENCDLFDGPKSGPNVKKHVLINTEWGAFGDDGALDFVRTEYDREIDQHSINPGRQLQEKMISGMYMGELARLAIVKFTKAGLLFGGVGSDILFKRGQFFTKYVSEIESDKPGTYTYCRDVLDELGLEHATDEDCANVRYICECVSSRAAHLVSAGIAALINKMDEPSVTVGVDGSVYRFHPKFHDLMVQKIRQFVKPHISFDLMLSEDGSGRGAALVAAVACREAQ